Genomic window (Deltaproteobacteria bacterium):
CCGCCCTGGCGCGACATGGGAATAATAACCGGCGCTATTTCAGCCGTCGTCCGCCTCAGGCGGACTATGGCGAAGTCGGCATATGAAGCCGGCCCGCCCTGGCGCGACAGAAGCTGGATCATGCCACAGAGAGAAAAACCCGGTCTGGGCCAGGGAAGCAATCTCTTGAACAGCAGTGAGATTGCTTCGTCCTCCCGCCTTTGGCGTGACTCCTTGCAATGACATCATCTGGCGGTATCAAACGCGCTACGGAGTTATTGAAAACTTACCCTCACCAGTGCTAAAATATGTTCATGCTAATAGATGACATAAATCTAACCGAAAAAGTCAGGGCATCAGGCTGAGCTGCCAAACTGAGTCCAGGGGACCTGGAAGAGGTGATGAGGGATCTGCCGGTGATCAGCCATCCCAATCTCCTGGTGGGGATGGAGACATCTGACGACGCAGGCGTCTATAAACTCACTCCCGATACGGCTTTGGTACAAACCCTCGATTTTTTCACACCCATTGTGGATGACCCCTATCAGTTTGGCCGCATTGCCGCAGCCAATGCCTTAAGCGATGTCTATGCCATGGGCGGCAGACCGCTAACGGCTATGAACATCGTCTGTTTTCCGATCACAGACATGCCCAAGGAGATCCTCAAAGATATTCTGCGAGGGGGCCTGGAAAAGATCTACGAGGCAAATGCTGTCCTGGTTGGGGGACACAGTGTGGATGATCAGGAGCTTAAGTACGGCCTCTCTGTAACAGGTGTGGTACATCCCAAAAAAATCCTGACCAACAAGGGCGTCGAGGTTGGAGATAAACTCATACTGACGAAACCCGTGGGGACAGGGATCATTGCCACAGCTGTTAAAGGAAAACTGGCCAGCCGGGATGCCATAGACACCTTGATCGACGTCACCTCAACCCTCAACGACAAGCCCTCACAAATCATGCTAAAATACAATGTGCATGCCTGCACGGATGTTACCGGCTTTGGCCTGGGTGGGCACGTGCTGGAGATGGCAAGAGGGAGTCACGTGGAGATCGCTATCTACGCGGAGAAGATTCCGATTATTCCAGAAGCTAAAGAATACGCCTTGATGGGGCTGATACCGGCCGGAAGTTACGCCACAAAACACTTCTGTGAAAGCATGGTGGAGGCTGAGACCGGAGTGGAAACCGTTCTCATGGACCTCATCTTTGACCCCCAGACATCAGGGGGCCTCGTTATTGCCATCTCCCCAGACCAGGCAGACGCCTTCCTCCACGAGCTGCAAAATGCAGGCGTTCAATCCGCAACGATTATCGGCGAGGCGATTGCCCCTCATTCAGAAGGAAAATTACAGATTATTTAAGTGGAATCCCATTACGCCCGTCAGTCGGCCTGACTCCCCCGTGCACACTGTTTCTATTCTCACAGCGCCTTCCAGTGCAAGGTCCTTTGACCATAATTGGTCAAGATGCGCTCAGGACTGCATGCTCACGCGCAAACATTGACAATATGCCTTGTACCCTCAACTGAAAGAGGATATCCTGGCCGCCCTCGCCTATGGTGCGGAAATGGCACGCAAGCGATATGTTATGCGGCATAAGCTTCTATGGGCGCAGAAATGCAAAAGCAATTAATTGTATCAGACCCAAGGGTAATGATGGGCAAACCTACCGTCGTTGGGACACCAATCACCGTTGATCTTATCTTGAAAAAACTAGCCGCTGGTGAAACCATTGAGCAGATTCTTGATGCCCATCCTCGCTTGACCCGCGAGGCGATTCAGGCAGCGCTCGCATTCGCCACTTATGCTTTGCGAGCCGATGTGGTTTATCCAATTGCTGAGACAGTTGCATGAATTTTGTAGCAGATGAGAGCCTGGACCGTCAAATCGTTGAGTGTCTTCGGCAGGATGGTCACATTGTGCGGTATATAGTGAACCGTCAACAATGTGACACATCGCTCGCATTTCCATACTCGTGTATTGGGAAGAGGAAGGTCTACTTGTCTGAAATTATAGCTGATCAACTTGTCCCGTTATTTCGGCACGATTCCTGCTGAAGTCGGAAGACAGTGTGTTGTTACCGTATTTCAATCAGCATGTCCTCTTGGAATTGGGAACTTGTTTATTCGCCGAAGCCACGAAAAGGAAGTGAGCGCCATGGGTATTAAAGTTTTCGTCATGAAGCCTTTTGTGACGAGTGACCTGGCAGAAACTATGCGGGAGGCCTTGGGAAGGAAGTGAAAGTCCAAGCCCCAACATACAAAATCAAGGTGCTTTTTGTTGATGATGAAGAAGGCTACCGGAAGAGCTTCAATCGAGCTGTGAGGAAAGACAAAACACTCCTGGTCGAAACGGCTGCCGATGGAAAGGAAGCCTTGGACAAGCTCAGGACTTTCCGGGCAGATGTAGTAATGACGGATGTTTTCATGCCCAACATGGATGGCCTAACGCTTCTGAAAGAGATCAAAGCGCAATATCCAGAAATTTTTGTCCTTGTCATTACCGGTCAAGGGACCATTGAAAACGCGGTCACAGCCATGAAATTGGGCGCCTACGACTACCTCCTTAAGCCTTTTGATGTTGAGATGGCAAGCATTGTTCTCAAAAAGATCGCAAACCACAGAAACCTTTTATTGGAAAGCAGTGCTCATGAGCACGAGCAAGGAGGAGCATTTCGATTTGAGAACATTATTGGGCAAGACCAGAAGATGTTCAGAATCTACGAGATGATTACCCAGGTAGCAAGAACGAACGCTTCAGTTCTCATAGCTGGAGAAAGTGGGACAGGCAAGGAACTCATTGCTGAAGCGATCCACTCCAAGAGTCCTAGACGGAACAAGCCCTTTGTCCAAGTAAACTGCGGCGCGCTGACTGAGACCCTTATCAACAGCGAATTGTTCGGCTATGAGAAGGGCGCGTTCACTGGAGCGACGAGTCAAAAGAGAGGGCACTTTGAGGCGGCCGATGGAGGAACAATCTTATTGGATGAAATCGGGGATCTCCCCATACAAACTCAGGTTGCTCTGCTGCGCGTCCTCGAATTGGGAAGCTTTCAACGGGTGGGAGGCACCCAAACTCTGAAGGTGGACACAAGGTTGATCTGTGCGACAAATCAAGATCTCTCCCAGAGAGTCGATGAAAAGCGTTTCCGACAAGACCTCTTTTACCGCATCAACGTGGTTTCCATACATGTCCCCCCCCTGAGAGAAAGAAGGTCTGACATACCGCTGCTGGCCAAGTACTTTTTGGGAAGATACAGAAAGGAGACACAACGGGAAATAACGTCCATTTCCAACAGCGCTATGAAGAGGTTGACAGAATGCAATTGGCCTGGAAATGCAAGAGAATTGGCGAACATTATTCAACGGGCAGCCGTTTTTTGCAAAGGCAAAGAAATCAGGCCAGAAGACCTCCCGGAAGGTATTAGATCGAATCGGCCGTCAGGTGGGATCGCCTTGCAACTTCCCTCCAGGTCCCTGCACCTTGCGGAATCTACTTTGATTAAAAGGACTTTAGATGAAACCAACTGGAATTTCAAGCAAACAGCAAAGGCCCTGGAGATTGCTCGCGGCACCCTCTACAGCAAGATGAGGAAATACCAAATAGAAAGACCCTGCTGATTGCGAATTCTTCCTCAGTGTTCGATTGTGAACACAGTCATACCACAGAATGCCCCTCCCTTCCCTGCGTCTTGGGGCATGGAGTGTACAGACAACAAATAGCATCTCGTGTGCCGAGTGTCCATTCTTGAACACAGAGCCCACCAAATCCTCTTTCGTCCAAAGCTTTGATTCCAAGAGCATTCGTTAGCTTTCGGAAAAATCCGCTTGCCGAAACTGTGCCCAATTTTGAACACTTTTTCCTGGCTTCGCATTCCAGAATAAGTGACTCCGTTTCGATGCTGTTGTAAAACTGCTTGATATCATGGAACGTTTTGGCATCAGTCTCTTCTTGGCACATCTGTTGCGCAAGAAGCATCGGCAGCGAGGGCAATAAGACGGGTAGGCACACATTGTGCGTTGTGAAGCATCAACCCACAGACGAATGAGGAGGTCACGATGAGACTCATTGAACAACCAAAACCTTTGTCAAAGGATCTTACACTGACATGTTTTTCCTGCAGGACGGCGCCAGCAAGCCATGCATGTCGTTTTGAGTGGGACGGAACGATGGTCCAGGCTTGCCTATGTCCCAACTGCATGACGTTTGACACCACACTGCTGGTTGAGAACGTGCTGGGATACCGCAAAGAAGAGCGCCAAGAATTTGGACATCTAGCTTTGGCAGCTTGATTTACGCGGGTCTCGAATGCGTCAACAAGTCATGGATTCTCTCTGGAAGAACAGGGAGACGCATGGAGCTGAATGCCAATGACAGACCGTGTTCTTATAGTAGATGACGACAAGAATAACCTAAAGGCCGTAAAGCGCATTCTGAGGGCGAGTGATTGGAAGGTCGAATTTGCCCATGACGGTGAGGAGACCCTAAGAATCGTTTCCACCTTCAAACCAGACGTCATCGTACTGGACGTAATCATGCCTGGGATGAATGGATACGAAGTCTGTCGACAGTTGAAATCAGATGACACAACCTCCAATGTCATGATCTTGCTTCTGTCGGGAAAAGGCAGCCTTGAAGATAGACTCAAAGGATACGAGGTTCAAGCCGATGACTACCTAACCAAGCCTTTTGACAACGAAGAACTGCTCGCCAAGGTCCGCATTCTCCTACGCCTCAAGCGCGCCCAGGACGACCTAAGAAGGTTCAATCAGGATCTTGAAAAACTCGTTGACGTGAAGACCAGAGAGCTTGTGAAGAAGGAACGACAGGCAATTATCGGTCAAATGGTTCAGGGTATAGTGCACAATCTCCGAGGGCCTACTCTGGTCGTTCAGGCAAGGGCTGAACTGGCGTCCATGGCTACCAAAAAGTTATGCGATGTTCTGC
Coding sequences:
- the selD gene encoding selenide, water dikinase SelD; translated protein: MLIDDINLTEKVRASGUAAKLSPGDLEEVMRDLPVISHPNLLVGMETSDDAGVYKLTPDTALVQTLDFFTPIVDDPYQFGRIAAANALSDVYAMGGRPLTAMNIVCFPITDMPKEILKDILRGGLEKIYEANAVLVGGHSVDDQELKYGLSVTGVVHPKKILTNKGVEVGDKLILTKPVGTGIIATAVKGKLASRDAIDTLIDVTSTLNDKPSQIMLKYNVHACTDVTGFGLGGHVLEMARGSHVEIAIYAEKIPIIPEAKEYALMGLIPAGSYATKHFCESMVEAETGVETVLMDLIFDPQTSGGLVIAISPDQADAFLHELQNAGVQSATIIGEAIAPHSEGKLQII
- a CDS encoding DUF433 domain-containing protein, with the translated sequence MQKQLIVSDPRVMMGKPTVVGTPITVDLILKKLAAGETIEQILDAHPRLTREAIQAALAFATYALRADVVYPIAETVA
- a CDS encoding sigma-54-dependent Fis family transcriptional regulator, whose amino-acid sequence is MKVQAPTYKIKVLFVDDEEGYRKSFNRAVRKDKTLLVETAADGKEALDKLRTFRADVVMTDVFMPNMDGLTLLKEIKAQYPEIFVLVITGQGTIENAVTAMKLGAYDYLLKPFDVEMASIVLKKIANHRNLLLESSAHEHEQGGAFRFENIIGQDQKMFRIYEMITQVARTNASVLIAGESGTGKELIAEAIHSKSPRRNKPFVQVNCGALTETLINSELFGYEKGAFTGATSQKRGHFEAADGGTILLDEIGDLPIQTQVALLRVLELGSFQRVGGTQTLKVDTRLICATNQDLSQRVDEKRFRQDLFYRINVVSIHVPPLRERRSDIPLLAKYFLGRYRKETQREITSISNSAMKRLTECNWPGNARELANIIQRAAVFCKGKEIRPEDLPEGIRSNRPSGGIALQLPSRSLHLAESTLIKRTLDETNWNFKQTAKALEIARGTLYSKMRKYQIERPC